Proteins co-encoded in one Treponema sp. Marseille-Q3903 genomic window:
- a CDS encoding bacteriohemerythrin produces MNDTLIKKIDWDDSYLLGIQEIDLQHKKLILIANELYDIATRDDQNYKILMPKVIKKLSDYTEYHFTAEENFMKRYGYAGSENHKAQHDGFVKEIRNQITKLSSGTKKDFLEFYNYISRWILEHIAKSDQVWAAYVKTKI; encoded by the coding sequence ATGAATGATACTTTGATAAAAAAAATTGATTGGGACGATTCCTATCTGTTAGGGATTCAAGAAATTGATCTTCAGCATAAAAAGCTTATACTTATTGCAAATGAACTTTACGATATTGCAACAAGAGATGACCAAAATTATAAAATTTTGATGCCAAAAGTAATCAAAAAACTTTCAGATTACACTGAATATCACTTTACTGCAGAAGAAAATTTTATGAAACGTTACGGATATGCAGGTTCTGAAAATCACAAGGCACAACACGACGGCTTTGTAAAAGAAATTCGCAATCAGATAACAAAACTCTCTTCAGGGACAAAAAAAGACTTTCTTGAATTCTATAATTACATTTCAAGATGGATTTTGGAACATATTGCAAAATCTGACCAAGTTTGGGCAGCTTACGTAAAAACAAAAATCTAA
- a CDS encoding GGDEF domain-containing phosphodiesterase — MDYKALAEVIGNSPIPIIVYRTINDRMKIVCVSDGFMQFETPGTTKEQLIARKEGNLYENLHPDDVFRISVAARNFSRKKTPYNVIYRAKLRGEKEYSLIHAVGYHHKEDGEIFAVVSFSDITKASHENLFSVSTAEVQLKNFLDASSTAIAIVDADTEELMFYNNAAEKMITPLCRFEVGVTFSEFFYALKPKSYLRVFSKFSDGEIHVIEEPNTKHEIIITVTETFWDNRKAYSIQMDKWNSVYFDSLTSLPNMTYFRQKVSQFVDSIHKNNKNAAFIYFDILGMKNYNSIFGYSAGDLLIKKAGEILKKHFPINLVCRFAEDHFVVIDSEENVETHIKSAIDAFQSETGINRIKLKAGVYLLNGGTDYIIACDYARLACQSIKEHFNKAITFFDSSLLESYHHEQYILENLDTAIKEHWIKLYYQPVLRTMTNQICDFEGLARWEDPKLGLLLPSKFVPILEKYHLISKLDFYMVEQVCRKIKERKEKGLTVLPVSVNISRDDFDTTNVVKEITAITDKYGVDRDLIIIEITESAISNDENVLKEQLEKLKRAGFKLWLDDFGSGYSSLNVLHEFNFDLIKLDMKFLKDFDPERENAILIDCIIQLANKLKINTLIEGVETKEQFDFIRKSGCGRAQGFFIGQPENIMDIRKFIDELAPFKDNFEKNR; from the coding sequence GTGGATTATAAAGCATTAGCAGAAGTAATTGGAAACTCTCCAATTCCAATTATTGTTTACAGAACTATAAATGATAGGATGAAAATTGTCTGTGTATCAGACGGTTTTATGCAATTTGAAACTCCCGGCACAACTAAAGAACAGTTGATTGCCAGGAAAGAAGGAAATCTCTACGAGAATTTACATCCTGATGATGTTTTTAGAATTTCAGTTGCTGCAAGGAACTTCTCACGAAAAAAAACTCCTTACAACGTCATATACAGAGCAAAACTCAGAGGAGAAAAAGAATATTCACTCATCCATGCAGTAGGATACCATCATAAAGAAGATGGAGAGATATTTGCGGTTGTTTCGTTTTCTGACATAACAAAAGCGAGCCACGAAAATCTTTTTTCCGTTTCCACTGCAGAAGTCCAACTAAAAAATTTTCTTGACGCATCTTCGACGGCAATTGCTATTGTAGATGCAGATACTGAAGAACTCATGTTTTACAACAATGCGGCGGAAAAGATGATAACGCCTTTGTGCCGTTTTGAAGTCGGCGTAACTTTTTCGGAATTTTTCTATGCTCTAAAGCCAAAATCGTACTTGAGAGTTTTTTCAAAATTTTCAGATGGAGAAATTCACGTAATTGAAGAACCAAATACAAAACACGAAATAATTATAACTGTGACCGAAACTTTTTGGGATAACCGAAAAGCTTATTCCATTCAGATGGACAAATGGAATTCCGTATATTTTGACTCTTTGACATCTCTGCCGAACATGACATATTTTAGGCAGAAAGTTTCTCAATTTGTAGACTCAATCCACAAAAATAACAAAAATGCCGCTTTTATCTATTTTGACATACTTGGAATGAAAAATTATAACTCGATTTTCGGATATTCGGCAGGAGACCTTCTGATAAAAAAAGCAGGGGAAATCTTAAAAAAACATTTTCCTATAAATCTTGTTTGCAGATTCGCAGAAGACCACTTTGTTGTAATTGATTCGGAAGAAAATGTAGAAACACATATAAAGAGTGCCATAGACGCATTTCAGTCGGAGACAGGGATAAACAGAATAAAGTTAAAAGCAGGAGTATATCTCTTAAACGGCGGAACTGATTACATAATCGCCTGCGACTATGCCCGTCTTGCATGTCAGAGCATTAAAGAGCATTTCAATAAGGCAATAACTTTTTTTGATTCCAGCCTGCTTGAATCATATCATCATGAGCAGTATATTCTCGAGAATCTGGACACTGCAATAAAAGAGCACTGGATAAAATTGTACTATCAACCTGTTCTTCGCACTATGACAAACCAGATTTGCGACTTTGAAGGACTTGCAAGATGGGAAGATCCGAAACTGGGACTTCTTCTTCCAAGCAAGTTTGTTCCGATTCTTGAAAAATACCATCTTATTTCAAAACTTGATTTCTATATGGTTGAACAGGTTTGCCGTAAAATAAAAGAGCGAAAAGAAAAAGGTCTAACTGTGCTTCCTGTTTCGGTAAATATTTCGAGAGACGATTTTGATACAACAAATGTTGTAAAAGAGATCACCGCAATAACTGATAAATATGGTGTTGACAGAGACCTTATAATAATTGAAATCACAGAGAGCGCCATTTCAAACGATGAAAATGTACTGAAAGAGCAGCTTGAAAAGCTCAAAAGGGCAGGGTTCAAACTTTGGCTTGATGACTTTGGAAGCGGCTATTCTTCTCTAAACGTATTGCATGAGTTTAATTTTGACCTCATAAAGCTAGATATGAAATTTCTTAAAGATTTTGATCCTGAGAGGGAAAATGCTATCCTCATAGACTGCATAATCCAACTCGCAAACAAACTTAAAATAAACACTCTGATAGAAGGCGTTGAAACAAAAGAACAATTCGACTTCATAAGAAAATCAGGATGCGGAAGAGCACAAGGCTTTTTCATTGGGCAGCCGGAAAACATTATGGACATAAGAAAGTTTATTGATGAACTAGCCCCTTTTAAAGATAACTTTGAAAAAAATCGATAA
- a CDS encoding hemerythrin domain-containing protein produces MTVDLYIKKHRVIQDYLKEISGYIQNGTLDNAAAISDALNKMSGVLKMHLASEDESLYPTLLASKDAHVRIVTKSYMEEMGDLAKSYTEFATAFNTPSKIASNPSGFETKFEKIKYALHFRINREEKELYKLEP; encoded by the coding sequence ATGACAGTTGATTTATATATAAAAAAACATCGCGTAATACAAGATTACTTAAAAGAAATAAGCGGTTACATTCAAAACGGAACTCTGGATAACGCTGCTGCAATTTCTGACGCACTTAACAAAATGAGTGGGGTTCTCAAGATGCACCTTGCTTCTGAAGATGAATCTCTTTATCCAACTTTGCTTGCAAGTAAAGATGCGCACGTACGCATAGTTACAAAATCATACATGGAAGAGATGGGGGATCTTGCAAAATCATATACGGAATTTGCAACAGCATTCAATACTCCATCAAAAATAGCTTCTAATCCTTCCGGTTTTGAAACTAAATTTGAAAAGATAAAGTACGCTCTTCACTTTAGAATCAACAGAGAAGAAAAAGAGCTTTACAAGCTAGAACCATAG
- a CDS encoding methyl-accepting chemotaxis protein, producing MSIFLSFFLLFTPITLMAVIFLRWFALTFIWDDVASMWIGGGLVVCLLVGALIVIVINILAYFISRPFDTTLKKIKNEKRRATDDEVAKCIKIYKRLISFVVYADLVASVVGQIIVMIAGLANGSWDFVIPRLVLIILQAASFGGLSTISIITGLQLFIQKKNEKLEMFSISNYKQLRTTSAAASFSLIFFISIAFIGINMFSVPFGIVYKASTGIFQGNLFNQFLEKGCICLIICFIFVSYPFIMNARSLSRRIKRNSQRLDNIAEEGDLSNRISIELTDDFGSLTSSTNLLISKLSSMIQNLKSGADDINKTASVISESSNSASGALNQMANSLNKIDENTKNQNTLILQTQENFNFFSDSVKNIQRHIEQQTDSIQNISSAVTEITANITSVADTAKKAQSVSTELSDRSLTGANAVRNAIGAMKEIQAASDEVSKLLAVIQNIASQTNLLSMNAAIEAAHAGDYGSGFAVVASEVRSLAESSAKSAHDIQAKMKEMVQKTTAGVEAITLASNAFDGITGNVQENERLVKVISSAMEEQKTGAYDTQKSTAEVVDAIQAIRDLSEKEAENSARLQSFVNDVVAASESTARAVEESLAETQNMQETITLVSKYANGNMETVTKIHQDLSQFKL from the coding sequence ATGAGTATTTTTTTGAGTTTCTTTTTACTATTTACACCCATAACATTAATGGCAGTGATTTTTTTAAGATGGTTTGCTCTTACTTTTATTTGGGACGATGTGGCATCCATGTGGATAGGTGGCGGGTTGGTGGTATGCCTCTTAGTAGGTGCCTTGATAGTTATTGTAATAAACATTCTCGCATATTTTATATCTAGACCATTCGATACAACTCTTAAAAAGATAAAAAATGAAAAAAGACGGGCAACAGATGACGAGGTCGCAAAATGTATTAAAATATACAAAAGATTGATATCTTTTGTAGTCTATGCAGATCTTGTAGCTTCTGTTGTAGGTCAGATTATTGTTATGATAGCAGGTCTTGCTAACGGCTCATGGGATTTTGTCATTCCAAGACTTGTGCTCATAATCTTGCAGGCAGCTTCTTTCGGTGGGCTGAGTACAATTTCTATAATTACAGGATTGCAGCTCTTTATTCAAAAGAAAAATGAGAAACTTGAAATGTTCTCTATTTCAAATTACAAGCAGTTGCGAACAACAAGTGCTGCTGCATCTTTCTCTCTTATTTTCTTTATTTCAATAGCTTTCATCGGTATCAATATGTTTTCTGTTCCTTTTGGAATTGTTTATAAAGCATCAACAGGTATATTTCAGGGAAACCTTTTTAACCAATTTTTAGAGAAAGGCTGTATTTGCCTCATTATATGTTTTATTTTTGTTTCATATCCTTTTATAATGAATGCGCGAAGCCTTTCAAGACGAATTAAAAGAAATTCTCAACGGCTCGACAATATTGCAGAAGAAGGGGACTTATCTAACAGAATCAGCATTGAACTCACAGATGACTTCGGTTCGCTTACGTCTTCAACAAATCTTCTTATTAGCAAACTTTCATCTATGATTCAAAACCTGAAAAGCGGCGCAGACGACATAAATAAAACCGCATCTGTAATTTCAGAATCTTCAAATTCTGCTTCCGGTGCGTTGAACCAAATGGCAAATTCATTAAACAAAATCGATGAAAATACTAAAAACCAGAATACACTGATTTTACAGACTCAGGAAAATTTTAATTTCTTTTCAGATAGCGTCAAAAATATTCAGAGACACATAGAACAGCAAACAGATTCTATCCAAAATATTTCTTCTGCAGTTACCGAGATAACTGCAAACATTACGAGCGTCGCAGACACTGCAAAAAAAGCTCAAAGTGTTTCGACAGAATTGTCAGACAGAAGTTTAACAGGTGCAAATGCCGTAAGAAATGCAATTGGCGCAATGAAAGAAATTCAGGCAGCTTCCGATGAAGTAAGCAAACTTCTTGCTGTTATTCAAAATATAGCGAGCCAGACAAATCTCCTTTCTATGAACGCCGCAATTGAAGCCGCTCACGCCGGGGATTACGGTTCTGGTTTTGCAGTTGTTGCGAGCGAAGTTCGTTCCCTTGCTGAATCATCGGCAAAAAGTGCACACGATATTCAAGCAAAAATGAAGGAAATGGTTCAAAAAACAACAGCCGGCGTTGAAGCAATCACTCTGGCAAGCAATGCTTTTGATGGAATTACAGGCAACGTTCAAGAAAATGAAAGGCTTGTAAAAGTGATTTCCAGTGCTATGGAAGAGCAGAAAACCGGCGCATACGATACTCAAAAGTCGACAGCGGAAGTAGTTGATGCAATTCAGGCAATCAGAGATTTGAGTGAAAAAGAAGCAGAAAATTCTGCAAGGTTGCAGTCATTTGTAAATGACGTTGTTGCTGCATCTGAATCTACAGCGCGTGCAGTAGAAGAAAGTCTCGCAGAAACTCAAAACATGCAAGAAACGATTACTCTTGTAAGCAAATATGCAAACGGAAATATGGAAACTGTAACAAAAATTCATCAGGATCTTTCGCAATTCAAATTGTAG
- a CDS encoding NTP transferase domain-containing protein: MNTVKRAIIMAAGIGKRMQPVTFDIPKPLIKVNGKRMIDSVIDALHKNSIFEIYVVVGYLKEQFYQWAKELQGVTLIENHLYDKCNNISSLYAAKEYLDDVIILDGDQIIYNHKILGREFELSGYNAVWTDNKTDEWVMSVNEKGIVTACSRTGADRGWQLFSVSRWSKEDGNKLRKYLELEFEQKKNHQIYWDDVAMFCHFEDFELGIYPMKKEDIIEIDSFSELVNIDKSYLDYKSVGGKK, from the coding sequence ATGAATACTGTAAAAAGAGCAATCATTATGGCTGCAGGAATCGGTAAAAGAATGCAGCCTGTGACATTTGATATTCCAAAACCGCTTATAAAAGTAAATGGCAAAAGAATGATAGATTCTGTGATAGATGCTTTGCATAAAAACAGCATTTTTGAGATATACGTAGTTGTCGGATACCTAAAAGAACAGTTTTATCAGTGGGCAAAAGAATTGCAGGGAGTGACACTCATCGAAAACCATTTGTATGACAAATGCAACAATATCTCGTCCCTTTACGCTGCAAAAGAATATCTTGACGATGTGATTATCCTTGATGGAGACCAAATCATCTATAATCACAAAATACTTGGAAGAGAGTTTGAATTGTCCGGGTACAACGCAGTTTGGACAGACAACAAGACAGACGAATGGGTTATGTCTGTAAATGAAAAAGGTATAGTGACAGCATGCAGCAGAACCGGCGCAGATAGAGGATGGCAGCTTTTCAGCGTTTCTCGATGGTCAAAAGAAGATGGAAATAAGCTGAGAAAATATCTTGAATTGGAATTTGAACAAAAAAAAAATCATCAGATATATTGGGATGATGTAGCGATGTTTTGTCATTTTGAAGATTTCGAACTTGGCATTTATCCGATGAAAAAGGAAGATATCATCGAGATTGACAGCTTTAGTGAATTGGTAAATATCGACAAAAGTTATTTAGATTATAAAAGTGTTGGAGGAAAAAAATGA
- a CDS encoding 2-hydroxyacid dehydrogenase, whose protein sequence is MKIAFYDTHSYDKDAFTKSNQEFNFKITFFDFKLNENTVATSRGYDIVCIFVNDVADKEVIDHLKENGVKMIALRCAGFNNVDLAEAKAAGIKVARVPAYSPHAVAEHGLSLLLALTRHIPQAYLRTKTQNFNIEGLTGRDLYGLTAGILGTGKIGRTMGDVLSGIGMKLIAYDPFPNEQWAKEKNVEYVSIEEIFKRSDVLSLHCPLTEETKHIVNHDNMKLMKSDAVIINTGRGALIDSKALVHALKHHTIGGAAMDVYEEESKYFFSDWSTNVLTDDVLARLLTFPNVIITGHQAFLTTNALGNIADTTLQNIKDFTEGKDLVNKVE, encoded by the coding sequence ATGAAAATCGCATTTTATGATACGCATTCTTATGATAAGGATGCTTTTACAAAGTCAAATCAAGAATTTAATTTCAAAATTACTTTCTTTGATTTCAAACTCAACGAAAACACTGTGGCAACATCAAGAGGATACGATATCGTTTGTATATTCGTCAATGACGTTGCAGACAAAGAAGTTATAGACCATCTTAAAGAAAACGGCGTGAAGATGATTGCCCTCCGATGTGCAGGTTTCAACAACGTTGACCTTGCCGAAGCAAAAGCTGCAGGAATTAAAGTTGCCCGCGTCCCTGCATATTCTCCGCATGCAGTTGCAGAACATGGACTTTCTCTTTTGCTGGCGTTAACTCGTCATATTCCGCAGGCATATCTTCGTACAAAAACCCAAAACTTTAATATTGAAGGATTGACGGGACGAGACCTTTATGGGCTGACAGCAGGTATTCTTGGAACTGGAAAAATCGGGCGCACGATGGGAGATGTCCTTTCCGGCATAGGAATGAAGTTGATAGCATATGATCCGTTCCCAAATGAACAGTGGGCAAAAGAAAAAAACGTTGAATATGTATCTATCGAAGAAATTTTCAAGCGAAGTGATGTTTTGAGCCTTCACTGCCCTCTTACAGAAGAGACAAAACACATTGTAAATCATGACAATATGAAGCTCATGAAGAGCGACGCCGTGATAATCAATACCGGACGAGGCGCTTTGATTGATTCAAAGGCTCTCGTGCATGCTCTCAAACACCACACAATCGGCGGTGCTGCGATGGACGTTTACGAAGAGGAAAGCAAATATTTCTTCAGCGACTGGTCAACAAACGTTCTCACAGACGATGTCCTTGCACGTCTTTTGACATTCCCAAATGTGATTATAACAGGTCACCAAGCATTCCTCACGACGAATGCACTTGGAAACATCGCCGATACAACATTGCAGAATATCAAAGATTTTACAGAAGGAAAGGACCTTGTAAATAAAGTCGAATAA
- a CDS encoding ATP-binding protein, with the protein MEIERDYYLKKLISRRNNGMVKVITGLRRCGKSYLLFTIFKDYLLKSGIELDHIIEIQFDDFAFKKYRKAQAAYDFVKEKIKDEKQYYILLDEVQLLEEFEDVLNRFLHIKNVDTYVTCSNAKFLSTDIITEFRGRGDEVHINPLCFYEFMSIYKGTVENGWKEFSLYGGLPPVVLLESPEQKSQYLKTVFAETYLADIIERNKIRNAEELEELINILSSSIGSLTNPKKLADTFLSVKKSKISQETIKKYLEYLSDSFLINASFRYDIKGKRYIETPLKYYFSDIGLRNARLNFRQLEETHTMENIIYNELLRRGYNVDVGVVQISEKNNEGTNSRVSYEIDFVVNKGYKRYYIQSAFDIPDRQKMIQEERPFLNIKDSFKKIIIEKNCLNPYYTEEGIFVMGVFDFLLDENSLEK; encoded by the coding sequence ATGGAAATCGAGCGTGATTATTATCTGAAGAAATTGATTTCCCGCAGAAATAATGGCATGGTAAAAGTAATTACAGGGTTGCGCCGTTGTGGGAAATCATATCTTTTGTTTACAATTTTTAAGGACTATTTACTCAAGAGCGGAATAGAACTAGATCATATTATTGAAATCCAGTTCGATGATTTTGCTTTTAAAAAGTATAGAAAAGCTCAGGCGGCGTACGATTTTGTAAAAGAAAAAATCAAAGATGAAAAACAATATTATATCCTGCTCGATGAAGTTCAGCTTCTTGAAGAATTTGAAGATGTTTTAAATCGATTTCTCCATATAAAAAATGTAGATACTTATGTAACCTGTAGCAATGCAAAATTTCTTTCTACTGATATTATTACCGAATTCAGGGGAAGGGGAGATGAAGTTCATATAAATCCTCTTTGTTTTTATGAATTCATGAGCATTTACAAAGGAACTGTAGAAAATGGGTGGAAAGAATTTTCACTTTATGGAGGACTTCCGCCTGTAGTTCTTTTAGAATCGCCAGAACAAAAATCTCAATATCTAAAAACCGTTTTTGCGGAAACTTATCTTGCAGATATCATTGAACGAAATAAAATCCGCAATGCTGAAGAATTGGAGGAACTGATAAATATCCTTTCTTCTTCAATCGGTTCTCTTACAAATCCAAAAAAACTTGCCGACACTTTTTTAAGTGTAAAGAAATCAAAGATCAGTCAGGAAACAATAAAAAAGTATCTGGAGTATTTATCCGATTCTTTTTTAATCAATGCAAGTTTCCGATATGATATAAAAGGAAAAAGATACATTGAGACACCTCTAAAATATTATTTTTCGGATATCGGGTTACGAAATGCAAGGCTTAATTTCAGACAGCTGGAAGAAACTCATACGATGGAAAATATTATCTACAATGAACTTTTAAGGCGCGGATATAATGTTGATGTTGGTGTGGTTCAAATCAGTGAAAAAAATAATGAAGGAACAAATTCAAGAGTTAGTTACGAAATCGATTTTGTTGTCAACAAAGGCTATAAAAGATATTACATACAGTCTGCATTTGACATCCCTGACAGACAAAAAATGATTCAAGAGGAAAGACCGTTTTTGAATATTAAAGATTCATTTAAGAAAATAATCATCGAAAAAAATTGTCTGAATCCTTATTACACGGAAGAAGGCATTTTCGTAATGGGAGTTTTTGATTTTTTATTGGATGAAAACTCTTTGGAAAAATAA
- a CDS encoding BCCT family transporter — MKDTERTLKPRKRVIDPATTIIPFAIILTLCLFFVIKPERSTIVIGAIRGFLGNQCGLYYLVAGLGILLLSFYIAFSDIGKIKLGGKDEKPKYNFFEWGAMIFTCGLAADILFYSCCEWIYYAQEQHVGELGDIQTWAPTMPIFHWGPIPWSFYAVLAAAFGFMLHVRGVTKQKYSEACRPLLGDKTDRLPGKIIDVLAVIALIAGTATTFSVATPLLSASITTLIGVPDTKYLTIAILLIICLVYTITVVTGMKGVSYLANICMYIFGALLLYVLIFGGKARYSLETGFSAIGNAIQNFFGLSTYTDPLRKNSFAQNWTIFYWAYWLVWCVASPFFMGSISRGRTVKQVIFGAYAFGMSATLISFIILGNYGLGKQMMGEADFISIYNTTGNLYKTVISIIKTIPCHQIVLVLLVFSMIAFYATSFDSITLVASQYSYKQIKNDEPASTRIKLFWAILLIMLPIALIFNESSMANLQSVSIIAAFPIGIVIIMIIISFIKDAKKYIEYR; from the coding sequence ATGAAAGATACTGAGAGGACATTAAAACCTCGAAAAAGAGTGATAGACCCGGCTACGACAATAATTCCATTTGCAATTATTCTTACTTTGTGCCTTTTTTTTGTAATTAAGCCTGAGCGCTCTACAATAGTGATCGGCGCAATCCGTGGTTTTCTCGGAAACCAGTGTGGGCTTTACTATTTGGTTGCAGGGCTTGGAATTCTGCTGCTTTCTTTTTATATAGCATTTTCCGATATTGGAAAAATAAAACTCGGCGGCAAAGACGAAAAACCAAAGTACAACTTTTTTGAGTGGGGTGCGATGATTTTTACATGCGGGCTTGCGGCAGATATTCTTTTTTATTCTTGTTGCGAGTGGATTTATTATGCACAGGAACAGCATGTAGGAGAGCTTGGCGATATTCAGACATGGGCACCTACAATGCCGATTTTTCACTGGGGTCCGATTCCATGGAGTTTTTATGCAGTCCTTGCAGCAGCGTTCGGGTTTATGCTTCACGTAAGAGGAGTCACAAAACAAAAATATTCGGAAGCTTGTAGACCTTTGCTCGGCGACAAAACAGACAGATTACCCGGAAAAATCATAGACGTCCTTGCAGTGATTGCTCTGATTGCCGGTACAGCGACTACATTCAGCGTCGCTACTCCTTTGCTCTCTGCTTCCATCACGACATTGATTGGGGTTCCCGACACGAAATATCTTACAATCGCAATTCTTTTGATAATCTGCCTTGTCTACACGATTACAGTTGTTACAGGGATGAAAGGCGTAAGCTATCTTGCGAATATATGTATGTATATTTTTGGAGCGCTTTTGCTATATGTTTTGATTTTCGGCGGAAAAGCAAGATACAGCCTTGAAACAGGATTTTCAGCGATAGGAAATGCAATCCAAAACTTTTTCGGGTTAAGCACATATACAGATCCTCTTCGCAAAAATAGTTTCGCGCAAAACTGGACAATTTTCTATTGGGCGTACTGGCTTGTATGGTGCGTTGCGTCTCCATTTTTTATGGGTTCAATTTCTCGCGGTCGCACAGTCAAACAAGTGATATTCGGAGCATACGCATTTGGCATGAGTGCAACATTGATTTCTTTTATAATTCTCGGCAACTATGGGTTGGGAAAGCAGATGATGGGCGAAGCCGATTTTATCTCAATCTATAACACGACAGGAAATCTTTACAAAACTGTCATCAGCATCATAAAGACAATCCCATGTCACCAGATTGTGCTAGTTCTTCTTGTCTTTTCGATGATAGCATTCTATGCGACTTCTTTTGATTCAATTACGCTAGTTGCTTCACAGTATTCTTACAAACAAATTAAAAATGATGAGCCCGCATCGACAAGAATTAAATTGTTTTGGGCAATCCTTTTGATAATGCTGCCGATTGCCTTGATATTTAATGAAAGCAGCATGGCTAATTTGCAATCAGTTTCTATAATTGCGGCGTTCCCTATCGGGATTGTAATCATCATGATTATCATAAGTTTTATCAAAGATGCAAAAAAATATATAGAATATCGATAA
- a CDS encoding alpha-amylase family glycosyl hydrolase, with amino-acid sequence MDWLNKAIFYEIYPQSFCDSNGDGIGDFNGIIGKLDYIKNLGCNAIWLNPCFESPFADAGYDISDYYKVAPRYGTNDDLKRLFEQAHSRGMHVLLDLVPGHTSAQHPWFQESMKASHNEYTDRYVWTNSVWEEPAGIANIKGFSERDGVCAVNFFSHQPALNYGFYEIDKPWQQRTDAAGPQATLNEMKNVMRFWLNMGCDGFRVDMAGSLVKHDPEQKGTIALWQNVRSFLDKEFPDARLISEWGEPEKSLAGGFHMDFLLHFGPSHYNDLFRCKEPFFSSRGRGDSEEFIKKYLENYNKTNGKGLICVPSGNHDMDRLARALHGDELKIAFAFLLSLPGAPFIYYGDEIGMRYVEGLTSVEGGYNRTGSRSPMQWNDEINAGFSTADADKLYIKMDESKDRPTAKNQMENADSLYNEVKKLIGIRQNNPGLQNTSRIEFLYTGGQKYPLVYLRGIGDERILVIINPSKEEVDFKCKARIGEPVYAFGDKVTQNGNEISVKGQSAGFYKIEK; translated from the coding sequence ATGGATTGGTTGAACAAAGCAATATTTTATGAGATTTATCCACAGTCGTTTTGCGATTCAAACGGAGACGGAATCGGCGATTTTAATGGAATAATCGGAAAACTTGATTACATCAAAAATCTTGGCTGCAATGCAATTTGGCTAAATCCCTGTTTTGAGTCTCCTTTTGCTGATGCAGGCTATGATATCTCCGATTATTATAAAGTTGCACCGCGTTACGGTACAAATGATGACTTAAAACGACTTTTTGAACAGGCTCATTCGCGAGGAATGCACGTTTTACTTGATTTAGTTCCCGGTCACACATCTGCACAGCACCCTTGGTTTCAAGAGTCGATGAAAGCTTCTCACAATGAATACACAGATAGATACGTTTGGACAAACTCCGTTTGGGAAGAACCTGCAGGGATAGCAAATATCAAAGGATTTTCCGAACGCGATGGAGTTTGTGCTGTAAACTTTTTCTCTCATCAGCCGGCGCTCAACTATGGATTTTACGAAATTGACAAACCTTGGCAGCAGAGAACTGATGCGGCAGGTCCGCAGGCAACTCTAAATGAAATGAAAAATGTAATGCGGTTCTGGCTGAATATGGGCTGCGATGGATTTAGAGTTGATATGGCAGGGTCTCTTGTAAAACACGATCCGGAACAAAAAGGCACGATTGCTCTTTGGCAAAATGTGCGTTCATTTTTAGACAAGGAATTCCCTGATGCACGCTTGATTTCTGAATGGGGAGAACCGGAAAAATCACTTGCCGGCGGCTTTCACATGGACTTTTTGCTTCACTTTGGACCATCTCACTATAACGACCTTTTCCGTTGCAAAGAACCTTTTTTCAGTTCACGAGGTCGCGGAGATTCCGAAGAATTTATAAAAAAATATCTTGAAAATTACAACAAGACAAATGGCAAAGGGCTTATATGCGTCCCATCAGGGAACCACGATATGGACAGGCTGGCGCGGGCATTGCATGGCGATGAGCTGAAGATTGCATTCGCGTTCTTGCTTTCACTGCCGGGAGCTCCTTTTATTTATTATGGAGACGAAATCGGCATGAGATACGTAGAAGGTCTGACATCAGTTGAAGGTGGCTATAATAGGACAGGCTCGCGCTCTCCAATGCAGTGGAATGATGAAATAAACGCCGGATTCAGCACAGCCGATGCAGATAAGCTTTATATAAAGATGGATGAAAGCAAAGACCGTCCGACTGCAAAAAATCAGATGGAAAATGCAGACTCTTTATACAACGAAGTAAAAAAACTGATTGGAATAAGGCAAAACAATCCGGGATTACAAAACACTTCAAGAATAGAATTTTTGTATACAGGTGGTCAAAAATATCCTCTTGTTTACCTGCGAGGAATTGGCGATGAACGAATACTTGTAATAATCAATCCGTCTAAAGAAGAAGTTGACTTTAAATGCAAGGCACGAATAGGGGAACCGGTTTATGCATTCGGAGACAAAGTCACTCAAAACGGCAACGAGATTTCGGTAAAAGGGCAGAGCGCCGGATTCTATAAGATAGAAAAATAA